The Thermonema lapsum genome window below encodes:
- a CDS encoding NFACT RNA binding domain-containing protein — MHLSYYFIRQISQYLAETICDWQLGTAFSQEKDELILGFYLGRQEFFIRAQLTPQWVGVSFPAHYAKAKANAIELFEMLHGRRLMRVEQFRNERAFCLHFEEDYSLLFKLFGNRSNLIVYKGNEVIDLFHKKMEEDTQLHPSSLHRSIELSEEAFIASGGKIREFFPAFDRLTMRYIELQGWLQLPLQAQWQKLLALHEQLLAPRQYYVGMQADKPQLSLIEHPELQVHCTTTSPIEAANELHRLYVHEVVFLQEKQHYLKQIEQQLRRCETTLQKSKERLSSLKEARFEEIGHLIMANLHSIAPGSEEIEIYDFYRDAPLHLRLNPHLTPQQNAERFYRKAKNQKIEEQKLQEIIESKENEWLHLERLRKELESCHDFKSLRRWAKQHGFMQQGKEEETLPFKRFEYRGFQIWVGKNAKSNDLLTQRFAHKNDLWLHAKDVAGSHVVIKRSGQKQIPQEVIEKAASLAAYYSKRKTDSLCPVIVTEKKYVRKPKGLAPGQVIVDKEEVIMVAPAPFE; from the coding sequence CGCCGCAATGGGTAGGCGTTTCCTTCCCTGCTCATTACGCCAAAGCTAAAGCCAATGCCATTGAGTTGTTTGAAATGCTGCACGGAAGGCGTCTGATGCGCGTAGAACAGTTCCGCAACGAACGTGCCTTCTGTTTACATTTCGAAGAAGATTACAGCCTGCTTTTTAAGCTCTTCGGCAACCGTTCGAACCTCATTGTCTATAAGGGCAACGAAGTCATTGACCTATTCCATAAAAAGATGGAAGAAGACACACAGCTTCACCCCAGTAGCCTGCACCGTTCTATTGAACTATCAGAGGAAGCCTTCATTGCCTCAGGGGGAAAAATACGGGAATTCTTCCCTGCTTTTGACCGCCTGACCATGCGCTACATAGAGCTGCAAGGATGGCTGCAGCTGCCCCTGCAAGCACAATGGCAGAAACTGTTAGCGCTTCATGAACAGTTGCTCGCCCCCCGGCAATACTATGTGGGCATGCAAGCAGATAAGCCCCAGCTGTCGCTTATTGAACATCCCGAGCTGCAAGTACATTGCACCACCACTTCGCCCATAGAAGCTGCCAATGAGCTGCATCGCCTGTATGTTCATGAAGTAGTTTTCTTGCAAGAAAAGCAGCACTACCTCAAACAAATAGAGCAACAACTCAGACGCTGCGAAACCACTCTTCAAAAAAGCAAAGAACGCTTAAGCTCGCTCAAAGAGGCTCGCTTCGAAGAGATAGGGCATTTAATCATGGCAAATCTACACAGCATTGCACCGGGAAGCGAAGAAATAGAAATATATGACTTTTACCGCGATGCTCCCTTGCACCTCAGACTCAACCCTCACCTGACCCCACAGCAAAATGCCGAGCGCTTTTATCGAAAAGCCAAAAATCAGAAGATAGAAGAGCAAAAACTACAGGAAATCATCGAAAGTAAAGAAAACGAATGGCTACACTTGGAAAGGCTTCGGAAAGAGCTTGAAAGTTGCCACGACTTTAAGAGCCTGCGTCGATGGGCAAAACAGCACGGTTTTATGCAGCAAGGCAAAGAAGAAGAAACCCTGCCATTCAAGCGATTCGAATACAGGGGCTTCCAAATTTGGGTAGGAAAAAATGCCAAAAGTAATGACCTGCTCACCCAACGCTTTGCGCACAAAAACGACCTCTGGCTACACGCCAAAGATGTAGCCGGCTCGCATGTGGTCATCAAGCGAAGCGGACAAAAACAAATTCCCCAAGAAGTCATAGAAAAGGCGGCATCGCTGGCTGCCTACTATTCCAAGCGCAAAACCGACAGCCTTTGCCCTGTGATTGTTACAGAAAAGAAGTATGTACGCAAACCCAAAGGCTTGGCACCCGGGCAGGTGATTGTGGATAAGGAAGAAGTCATCATGGTAGCGCCCGCCCCCTTTGAATAG
- a CDS encoding LysE family translocator, which produces MLLAIAGGLIIGVLLSCNLGTVFFSLIQNSIENGFKSGVMIAGGVILSDSMLILLAHFSTQFIPENNHNWEFYVSLAGALLLWSLGLASLLKKQVKRRPVKRMQFRRKMYFFANGFLLNTLNPINFFIWVGIAAQLEAKGYFAEQYNWLFFCFALLGIFGAESFIALSAQRLRKAFNERNLLRISRLNGLVFLLIGSKLFYDALTKYTGYLM; this is translated from the coding sequence ATGCTACTGGCTATTGCAGGAGGACTCATCATCGGCGTGCTGCTCAGCTGCAACTTGGGCACCGTCTTTTTCTCTCTCATTCAAAACAGCATAGAAAACGGCTTTAAAAGCGGCGTGATGATAGCCGGTGGAGTCATTTTGTCTGATAGTATGCTTATTTTGTTGGCTCATTTCAGCACACAATTCATTCCGGAAAACAATCACAACTGGGAGTTCTATGTAAGCCTTGCTGGCGCCCTGCTACTATGGAGCTTGGGGCTGGCTTCTTTGCTCAAGAAGCAGGTCAAAAGGCGTCCTGTCAAGCGCATGCAATTTCGCAGAAAAATGTACTTCTTTGCCAATGGCTTCTTGCTCAATACACTCAATCCCATCAACTTTTTCATATGGGTGGGCATAGCTGCTCAACTCGAAGCCAAAGGCTATTTTGCCGAGCAATACAACTGGCTTTTCTTCTGCTTTGCGCTGTTGGGCATTTTCGGCGCCGAAAGTTTCATTGCTCTGTCGGCTCAGCGTCTCAGAAAGGCATTCAATGAACGAAATTTGTTGCGTATCAGCCGATTGAACGGCTTGGTGTTTTTACTTATCGGCAGCAAGCTGTTCTATGATGCCCTGACCAAATATACCGGCTATCTCATGTGA